The following are encoded in a window of uncultured Ilyobacter sp. genomic DNA:
- the hpt gene encoding hypoxanthine phosphoribosyltransferase, giving the protein MKKHKIEVMIPREEIKRKVIELGALIEKDIRDSDNEVICIGLLKGSAIFMADLVQRIDHPVKMDFMSISSYGSSMETSGVVKIMKDVDEDVEGKDILIIEDIIDSGLTLNYVKKFLLSKGAASVKICTLLDKPYRRKAEVFVDYVGFEIPNEFVVGYGIDYAEFYRNLPYIGKVTLLD; this is encoded by the coding sequence ATGAAAAAACACAAAATCGAGGTTATGATACCGAGAGAAGAGATAAAAAGAAAAGTCATAGAACTTGGTGCACTTATAGAGAAAGATATCAGAGACAGCGATAACGAGGTCATCTGTATAGGACTTTTAAAAGGTTCTGCAATTTTTATGGCAGACCTTGTTCAGAGGATAGACCATCCTGTAAAGATGGACTTTATGAGTATTTCTAGCTACGGAAGCAGCATGGAGACCTCTGGTGTGGTTAAGATCATGAAAGATGTAGATGAAGATGTAGAAGGAAAAGATATTTTGATTATAGAGGACATTATCGATTCCGGACTTACTCTCAATTATGTCAAAAAATTTCTCTTATCCAAGGGAGCAGCATCTGTAAAAATATGCACCCTTTTGGACAAACCTTACAGAAGAAAGGCAGAGGTCTTTGTTGATTATGTAGGATTTGAGATTCCAAATGAGTTCGTAGTAGGTTACGGGATTGATTATGCAGAATTTTACAGAAATCTTCCGTATATTGGTAAGGTAACCCTGTTAGATTAG
- the hpt gene encoding hypoxanthine phosphoribosyltransferase has protein sequence MSKKPWDEGISRKMYTEDQIAQRVKELGAQITEDFKDKDEDLIVVCLLKGSIMFMADICREIKLPLKMDFMSVSSYGDDFESSREVKIVKDLDENIMGKHVVVVEDIIDSGLTLKKVLKLLGSRSPASVSLCTLLNKEVRREADVEVQYIGFNIEDEFVLGYGLDFKQEYRNIPYVAVMGSDR, from the coding sequence TTGTCAAAAAAACCTTGGGATGAAGGAATTTCTAGGAAGATGTATACCGAGGACCAGATCGCTCAGAGAGTGAAGGAATTAGGTGCTCAGATTACAGAAGATTTTAAGGATAAAGATGAAGATTTAATCGTAGTTTGTCTGCTAAAAGGGTCTATTATGTTTATGGCAGATATCTGCAGAGAGATAAAGCTCCCGTTAAAGATGGATTTTATGAGTGTTTCTAGTTACGGGGATGATTTCGAAAGCTCTAGAGAGGTAAAGATTGTAAAAGACCTCGATGAAAATATCATGGGAAAACACGTGGTAGTTGTAGAGGATATTATTGACTCAGGACTTACTTTAAAGAAAGTCCTAAAACTATTAGGAAGCAGATCACCTGCATCGGTATCACTTTGCACCCTTTTAAACAAAGAGGTCAGAAGAGAGGCAGATGTAGAAGTTCAGTATATCGGCTTCAATATTGAAGACGAGTTTGTACTCGGGTACGGTCTTGATTTCAAGCAGGAATACAGAAATATCCCTTATGTGGCTGTAATGGGGTCCGATAGATAA
- a CDS encoding PASTA domain-containing protein produces the protein MNKRGFYISSALMLIAILFFSGNIFVKYYFNEFLIVTPDLTNFSISEAEKIVSKSSLAIKKMGEDYSQYDREKIFSQEPEAGEIIKKGRVIRVWISRGQDQIVVPDFGGMDLSDAKASAEKLGLRIKNISYAQKNAVYNQVISSDPGAGSTVYRNKEISFLVDTKRVGSKVRMPDLIGVDISSGKRLLKSKNLILGNIEYIQNSELESGIIVDSGIQPGIMTFEGTVVDVIINR, from the coding sequence ATGAATAAAAGAGGATTTTATATTTCGTCAGCTTTGATGCTTATAGCGATCCTATTTTTTTCAGGAAATATTTTTGTAAAATATTACTTTAACGAGTTTCTGATTGTAACTCCAGACCTTACAAATTTTAGTATTTCTGAAGCTGAAAAAATAGTTTCCAAAAGCTCCCTTGCAATAAAGAAGATGGGGGAAGATTATTCACAGTATGACAGAGAAAAGATATTTTCTCAGGAACCTGAAGCGGGAGAAATTATAAAAAAAGGAAGAGTCATAAGAGTATGGATCAGTCGTGGGCAGGATCAAATAGTTGTTCCTGATTTTGGAGGAATGGATCTTTCTGATGCCAAGGCCTCAGCTGAGAAGCTAGGACTCAGGATTAAAAATATATCCTATGCACAAAAAAATGCAGTGTATAATCAGGTGATTTCTTCGGATCCAGGGGCAGGAAGCACCGTCTATCGAAACAAGGAGATCTCTTTTCTTGTGGACACAAAACGGGTTGGATCTAAGGTTAGAATGCCAGATCTTATAGGGGTAGACATTTCTAGCGGGAAACGTCTGCTCAAATCTAAAAATTTGATACTGGGAAATATAGAATATATACAAAACAGCGAGCTAGAGAGTGGAATTATCGTAGATAGTGGAATTCAGCCGGGTATAATGACATTTGAGGGGACCGTTGTAGACGTAATAATCAATAGATAG